From the genome of Pelomonas sp. SE-A7, one region includes:
- a CDS encoding sensor domain-containing diguanylate cyclase — translation MSNLATEHGFADEQAAPVEDRPAAPRSLVSRLTRLNLAVLSLTLLLTLALIATLAWLRVRDRQVQAAELSAVLLANSLAPALAFSDRDAVRNELAAFSRRADLLEVLVLDSSQGLVGQWKAPGLAVPPRVAAPSELQQARTELVEDELQVWVPVQFKGETLGSLRLRESLKSLQRDVLRMLLMAAVLTLVAIALAARALQTVQRRALAPLVELSDLAEQVAQTHDYSRRGRLYRPDEVGRLTERFNEMLKRIEVWQADLNQQLKTEQAVGLQYQQLAHYDSLTQLPNRHFFQQEIQRMVSQTVRDQCLSALMFIDLDNFKMVNDRHGHEAGDEVLREVARRMSAVLRLSDRLCRLGGDEFALLLPTLPDEAGAEHLAGRLVAAVREPMLVHGELMPVGATVGLAFCPLDARDAAGLLNRADGAMYAAKRAGKNTFRRALRHEDPPNA, via the coding sequence ATGAGCAATCTCGCCACCGAGCATGGATTCGCGGATGAACAAGCGGCGCCTGTCGAGGACAGGCCGGCCGCTCCCCGTTCCCTCGTCAGCCGGCTGACCCGGCTCAATCTGGCCGTCCTGAGCCTCACTCTGCTGCTGACGCTGGCGCTGATCGCCACGCTGGCCTGGCTGCGGGTGCGCGATCGACAGGTGCAGGCCGCGGAACTCAGCGCGGTGCTGCTGGCCAACAGCCTGGCGCCGGCCCTGGCCTTCAGCGACCGTGACGCCGTGCGCAACGAGCTGGCTGCCTTCTCGCGCCGGGCCGACCTGCTCGAGGTGCTGGTGCTGGACTCCAGCCAGGGCCTGGTCGGGCAGTGGAAGGCGCCGGGCCTGGCCGTGCCGCCGCGGGTGGCGGCGCCGAGCGAGCTGCAACAGGCTCGCACCGAACTCGTGGAAGACGAGCTTCAGGTCTGGGTGCCGGTGCAGTTCAAGGGCGAGACGCTCGGCTCTCTGCGGCTGCGCGAAAGCCTCAAGAGCCTGCAGCGCGACGTCCTGCGCATGCTGTTGATGGCCGCGGTGCTGACCTTGGTCGCCATAGCGCTGGCGGCGCGGGCGCTGCAGACGGTGCAACGCCGTGCGCTGGCCCCGCTGGTCGAACTCTCGGACCTGGCCGAGCAGGTCGCCCAGACCCATGACTACAGCCGCCGTGGCCGGCTCTACCGGCCCGACGAGGTCGGCCGCCTGACCGAGCGCTTCAACGAGATGCTCAAGCGCATCGAGGTCTGGCAGGCCGACCTGAACCAGCAGCTCAAGACCGAGCAGGCCGTGGGCCTGCAGTACCAGCAGCTGGCTCACTACGACAGTCTCACCCAGCTGCCCAACCGGCATTTCTTCCAGCAGGAGATCCAGCGCATGGTGTCGCAGACGGTGCGCGACCAGTGCCTGTCGGCGCTGATGTTCATCGACCTGGACAACTTCAAGATGGTCAACGACCGCCACGGCCACGAGGCCGGCGACGAGGTGCTGCGCGAGGTGGCGCGGCGCATGTCGGCCGTGCTGAGGCTGTCGGACCGGCTGTGCCGACTGGGGGGCGACGAGTTCGCGCTGCTGCTGCCCACGCTGCCCGACGAGGCCGGCGCCGAGCATCTGGCCGGCCGTCTGGTGGCCGCCGTGCGCGAGCCCATGCTGGTCCATGGGGAGCTGATGCCGGTGGGCGCCACCGTGGGCCTGGCCTTCTGCCCGCTGGATGCACGCGATGCGGCCGGCCTGCTCAACCGGGCCGACGGCGCCATGTACGCGGCCAAGCGGGCCGGCAAGAACACCTTCAGACGGGCACTGCGGCATGAGGACCCGCCGAACGCCTGA
- the fliP gene encoding flagellar type III secretion system pore protein FliP (The bacterial flagellar biogenesis protein FliP forms a type III secretion system (T3SS)-type pore required for flagellar assembly.): protein MPNSRKTWLLLAATLLASTSALAQQAQPATLPLIIGQGAGGNSYSVPIQTLLFFTALGFLPAVLLMMTGFTRIVIVLSLMRQALGTQAAPPNQVIVGLSLFLTFFVMSPTLDKVYADAWQPYNAGQISFEVALQKAEVPMRGFMLKQTRQSDMALFSRLAKLDPATKPEAVPFKVLVPAFVTSELKSAFQIAFLIFIPFLVIDMIVSSVLMSLGMMMLSPVLVALPFKLMLFVLADGWNLLLGSLAASFVT from the coding sequence ATGCCCAATAGCAGGAAGACCTGGCTGCTGCTGGCCGCCACCCTGCTGGCAAGCACTTCAGCGCTGGCCCAGCAGGCGCAGCCGGCCACGCTGCCGCTGATCATCGGCCAGGGCGCCGGCGGCAACAGCTACTCGGTGCCCATCCAGACCCTGCTGTTCTTCACCGCGCTGGGCTTCCTGCCGGCGGTGCTGCTGATGATGACCGGCTTCACCCGCATCGTCATCGTGCTGTCGCTGATGCGCCAGGCCCTGGGCACCCAGGCCGCGCCGCCCAACCAGGTGATCGTGGGCCTGTCGCTGTTCCTCACCTTCTTCGTGATGAGCCCGACGCTGGACAAGGTCTATGCCGACGCCTGGCAGCCCTACAACGCCGGCCAGATCAGCTTCGAGGTGGCGCTGCAGAAGGCCGAGGTGCCGATGCGCGGCTTCATGCTCAAGCAGACCCGCCAGTCCGACATGGCCCTGTTCTCGCGCCTGGCCAAGCTGGACCCGGCGACCAAGCCCGAGGCCGTGCCCTTCAAGGTGCTGGTGCCGGCCTTCGTCACCAGCGAGCTGAAGTCGGCCTTCCAGATCGCCTTCCTGATCTTCATTCCCTTCCTGGTGATCGACATGATCGTCAGCTCGGTGCTGATGAGCCTGGGCATGATGATGCTGTCGCCGGTGCTGGTGGCCCTGCCCTTCAAGCTGATGCTCTTCGTGCTGGCCGACGGCTGGAACCTGCTGCTCGGCTCCTTGGCCGCCTCCTTCGTGACCTGA
- a CDS encoding flagellar basal body-associated FliL family protein, whose amino-acid sequence MATAAADTNAAPAGGGKKKLIIIVVAVLVLVLVAAGAFLVLKKKPPAEGEDGEEAAPAAHATAAHKPDPSHPPVFVPLDPFTVNLADKDVDRFAQVGVTLEVGDAKIADQVKAFMPAIRSNILMVLSHKTSAELLSREGKEKLAKEIMRESVRPMGVELPDEDHEEAEDTSKKKKAKKKAAVVSPVTQVLFSNFIVQ is encoded by the coding sequence ATGGCAACAGCCGCCGCCGACACCAATGCCGCACCCGCAGGAGGCGGCAAGAAGAAGCTGATCATCATCGTGGTGGCGGTGCTGGTGCTCGTCCTGGTGGCTGCCGGCGCCTTCCTGGTGCTGAAGAAGAAGCCGCCGGCCGAAGGCGAGGACGGCGAGGAAGCCGCACCGGCCGCCCATGCCACGGCAGCACACAAACCCGACCCCAGCCATCCGCCGGTGTTCGTGCCGCTGGACCCGTTCACGGTCAACCTGGCCGACAAGGACGTGGACCGCTTTGCCCAGGTCGGCGTGACGCTGGAAGTCGGCGACGCCAAGATCGCCGACCAGGTCAAGGCCTTCATGCCGGCCATTCGCAGCAATATCCTGATGGTGCTGTCGCACAAGACCTCGGCCGAGCTGCTGAGCCGCGAGGGCAAGGAAAAGCTGGCCAAGGAAATCATGCGCGAGTCGGTGCGCCCCATGGGCGTGGAGCTGCCCGACGAGGACCACGAGGAAGCCGAAGACACGTCCAAGAAGAAGAAGGCCAAGAAGAAGGCCGCCGTGGTCAGCCCGGTGACCCAGGTGCTGTTCTCCAACTTCATCGTCCAGTGA
- a CDS encoding YfiR family protein, which translates to MSRSLCIGLLLCLLAGAGRADDIEAQLKAAFVYRFVQYTQWPPPPLREFGYCVAGRGPLPEAIKALASKPLEVASIHFHRISAPEQAGQCQTLVLAMNERTELQRWMQVLADAPILVIGDSPEAFRAGCSIVLAVEPNGLSFRVNLAEARRRGLTLSSQLLKLAREVR; encoded by the coding sequence ATGAGCCGCAGCCTGTGCATCGGCCTGTTGCTGTGCCTGCTCGCCGGGGCCGGCCGGGCCGACGACATCGAGGCGCAGCTCAAGGCCGCGTTTGTCTACCGTTTCGTCCAGTACACCCAATGGCCGCCGCCGCCGCTGCGCGAGTTCGGCTATTGCGTGGCCGGCCGGGGCCCGCTGCCCGAGGCGATCAAGGCGCTGGCCAGCAAGCCGCTGGAGGTGGCCAGCATCCACTTCCATCGCATCAGCGCGCCCGAGCAGGCCGGCCAGTGCCAGACCCTGGTGCTGGCGATGAACGAGCGGACAGAGCTGCAGCGCTGGATGCAGGTGCTGGCCGATGCGCCCATCCTGGTCATAGGCGACAGCCCCGAGGCCTTCCGCGCCGGCTGCTCCATCGTGCTGGCGGTGGAGCCCAACGGCCTGAGCTTCCGCGTCAACCTGGCCGAGGCCCGACGGCGCGGGCTGACGCTCAGCTCGCAGCTGCTGAAGCTGGCGCGCGAGGTTCGCTAG
- the fliM gene encoding flagellar motor switch protein FliM: MNQQILSQDEVDALLQGITGESQKLEAEEVQQGGIRDYNLASQERIVRGRMPTMEIINERFARNIRVGLFNFIRKSPEVAIGGIKVQKYSAFLREIVVPTNFNIVSVKPLRGSGLIVCDPTLVFAVIDSLFGGIGKFHARIEGRDFSATEQRVILRLVEVITAEYHKAWKGIYPLELEYQRSEMQPQFANIATPSEIVVSTSFTLEIGETSGTVYFCIPYSTLEPIRDVLYSTTQGDSTEPDRRWVNLLKHQIQAAQVEVVAELGTAPATVEQLLAFKPGDFIELDLDPLIMAKIDGVPVFDCHYGTSNGKYALKVENMLTGPDQGWLGARNVT; encoded by the coding sequence ATGAACCAGCAGATCCTCTCCCAAGACGAAGTCGATGCACTCTTGCAGGGCATCACCGGCGAGAGCCAGAAGCTCGAGGCCGAAGAGGTCCAGCAAGGCGGCATACGCGACTACAACCTGGCCAGCCAGGAACGGATCGTCCGTGGGCGCATGCCCACGATGGAGATCATCAACGAGCGCTTCGCCCGCAACATCCGGGTCGGCCTGTTCAACTTCATCCGCAAGAGCCCGGAAGTCGCCATCGGCGGCATCAAGGTGCAGAAGTACAGCGCCTTCCTGCGCGAGATCGTGGTCCCGACCAACTTCAACATCGTCTCGGTCAAGCCGCTGCGCGGCTCTGGGCTGATCGTCTGCGACCCGACCCTGGTGTTCGCCGTCATCGATTCGCTGTTCGGCGGCATCGGCAAGTTCCATGCACGTATCGAGGGCCGCGACTTCTCTGCCACCGAGCAGCGCGTGATCCTGCGCCTCGTGGAGGTGATCACGGCCGAGTACCACAAGGCCTGGAAAGGCATCTATCCGCTGGAGCTGGAATACCAGCGCTCGGAGATGCAGCCGCAGTTCGCCAACATCGCCACGCCCAGCGAAATCGTGGTCTCGACCTCGTTCACGCTGGAAATCGGCGAGACCAGCGGCACCGTCTATTTCTGCATCCCCTACTCCACGCTGGAGCCTATCCGCGACGTGCTGTACAGCACCACGCAGGGCGACTCCACCGAACCCGACCGCCGCTGGGTCAACCTGCTCAAGCACCAGATCCAGGCCGCCCAGGTCGAGGTCGTGGCCGAGCTGGGCACGGCGCCGGCCACGGTGGAGCAGTTGCTGGCCTTCAAGCCCGGCGACTTCATCGAGCTGGATCTGGATCCGCTGATCATGGCCAAGATCGACGGCGTGCCGGTGTTCGACTGCCACTACGGCACGTCCAACGGCAAGTACGCGCTCAAGGTCGAAAACATGCTGACCGGCCCCGACCAGGGCTGGCTGGGAGCCCGCAATGTCACCTGA
- a CDS encoding TonB-dependent receptor — translation MRTRRTPEAAPLLALCLLLGGMAQAQTAAPAAEQDQSLEELLKRSLPGAARRAEVSTASRFAQSADRAPALTYVVTADDIRNHGYRNLGDVLNSLPGLYLTYNGTFTFIGARGLGRPGDFNARLLVLIDGMRINENIYDAAQVGPEFQLDASLIERVEFTPGPGSAVYGNNAFFGVVQVFTKRLDKLGGTQLGLSLGNDHSLQGRGSYGRRLEDGGDWWLAASSSIQRQLPLMLETRRLDRGALRHRQWDRTGKLAFGWSSGAFDLHAGVAERRLGLADVLLDSEPPVYVQGRDLVRSSYLSLKYEGSLGPEWDWELRASSQRSLYHRDTPFASPDGGMGTFRGRALGRWNGAELKLATQRWAGQRWLFGLEAQHDLVQRLSYGVLGQPFIQESWGQDRRIGAYLQDELSLAENQELVIGWRYDDSRYAAGAGNPRLAWVWRPNENASLKLLHGNAYRAANLFEFDINMSVERDKPSPERIRSTELAWEQALDGGGLQYSLAVHHSRLRDLITLNADEFTYDNRSQVRNRGLDIGIDQRWSGGTQVSALLSVQRSRDQDGQALSNSPVSLLKTRWVQPLAGPWQLAWQLLAMSERQAGAIKLAGHAVQHLNLLWRPDAQTEWSLGVYNLLDKRYYDRTDPDGPPLLQERRSLRLSLVRRLP, via the coding sequence ATGAGGACCCGCCGAACGCCTGAGGCCGCGCCTCTGCTGGCCTTGTGCCTGCTGCTGGGCGGCATGGCGCAGGCGCAGACAGCCGCTCCCGCCGCCGAGCAGGACCAGAGCCTGGAGGAACTGCTCAAGCGCAGCCTGCCGGGCGCGGCGCGGCGGGCCGAGGTCTCCACCGCCTCGCGCTTTGCCCAGAGTGCCGACCGGGCGCCGGCGCTGACCTATGTGGTCACCGCCGACGACATCCGCAATCACGGCTACCGCAACCTGGGTGATGTGCTGAACAGCCTGCCCGGCCTGTACCTGACCTACAACGGCACCTTCACCTTCATAGGCGCGCGCGGCCTGGGCCGGCCCGGTGATTTCAATGCCCGGCTGCTGGTCCTGATCGACGGCATGCGCATCAACGAGAACATCTACGACGCCGCCCAGGTCGGCCCGGAGTTCCAGCTCGACGCCTCGCTGATCGAACGGGTGGAGTTCACGCCCGGGCCGGGCTCGGCGGTCTATGGCAACAACGCCTTCTTTGGCGTGGTGCAGGTGTTCACCAAGCGGCTGGACAAGCTCGGCGGCACCCAGCTGGGCCTGAGCCTCGGCAACGACCATTCCCTGCAGGGGCGCGGCTCCTACGGCCGTCGACTGGAGGACGGCGGCGACTGGTGGCTGGCGGCCAGCAGCTCTATCCAGCGCCAGCTGCCGTTGATGCTGGAGACGCGCCGCCTGGACCGCGGCGCGCTGCGCCACCGCCAGTGGGATCGGACCGGCAAGCTGGCCTTCGGCTGGTCCAGTGGCGCCTTCGACCTGCATGCCGGCGTCGCCGAGCGTCGCCTGGGTCTGGCGGACGTGTTGCTGGACAGTGAACCGCCGGTCTATGTACAGGGGCGCGACCTGGTGCGGTCGAGCTACCTGTCGCTGAAGTACGAGGGCAGTCTGGGTCCCGAATGGGATTGGGAATTGCGCGCCTCAAGCCAGCGCTCGCTCTACCACCGCGACACGCCGTTCGCGAGCCCCGACGGCGGCATGGGCACGTTTCGCGGCCGGGCGCTGGGCCGCTGGAACGGCGCCGAACTCAAGCTGGCCACCCAGCGCTGGGCCGGCCAGCGCTGGCTGTTCGGCCTGGAGGCCCAGCATGACCTGGTGCAGAGGCTCAGCTACGGCGTGCTGGGCCAGCCGTTTATTCAGGAGTCCTGGGGGCAGGACCGCCGGATCGGAGCCTACCTGCAGGACGAGCTGAGCCTGGCCGAGAACCAGGAGCTGGTGATCGGTTGGCGCTATGACGACAGCCGCTATGCGGCCGGCGCCGGCAATCCCCGCCTGGCCTGGGTCTGGCGCCCGAACGAGAACGCCAGCCTCAAGCTGCTGCACGGCAATGCCTATCGGGCGGCCAACCTGTTCGAGTTCGACATCAACATGTCGGTGGAACGGGACAAGCCCAGCCCCGAGCGCATCCGCAGCACCGAGTTGGCCTGGGAGCAGGCGCTGGACGGGGGGGGGCTGCAATACAGCCTCGCGGTCCACCATTCGCGGCTGCGTGACCTGATCACGCTCAATGCCGACGAATTTACGTATGACAACCGCAGCCAGGTCCGCAATCGCGGCCTGGACATCGGGATCGACCAGCGCTGGAGTGGGGGCACCCAGGTGTCGGCGCTGCTCTCGGTGCAGCGCAGCCGCGACCAGGACGGACAAGCGCTCAGCAACTCGCCGGTGAGCCTGCTCAAGACCCGCTGGGTGCAGCCGCTGGCCGGCCCCTGGCAGCTCGCCTGGCAGCTGTTGGCCATGAGCGAGCGTCAGGCCGGCGCCATCAAGCTGGCCGGCCATGCGGTCCAGCACCTGAACCTGCTGTGGCGCCCCGACGCACAGACCGAATGGTCGCTGGGTGTCTACAACCTGCTGGACAAGCGCTATTACGACCGCACCGATCCCGATGGGCCGCCATTGCTGCAGGAGCGCCGCAGCCTGCGTCTGAGCCTGGTGAGGCGCCTGCCATGA
- the fliN gene encoding flagellar motor switch protein FliN, which yields MSPDEPSQSEQDAMAAEWAAALAEAGGGGSTEVAEEVAPPQEQVAAASFANFSPTPGNMPGSDINMILDIPVQLTVELGRTRIPIKNILQLAQGSVVELDALAGEPMDVLVNGYLIAQGEVVVVNDKFGIRLTDIVTPSERMRRLSKGQ from the coding sequence ATGTCACCTGACGAACCGTCTCAATCCGAACAGGACGCGATGGCGGCCGAATGGGCTGCCGCGCTGGCCGAGGCCGGCGGTGGCGGCTCCACCGAGGTTGCCGAGGAAGTCGCGCCGCCGCAGGAGCAGGTCGCCGCGGCCAGCTTCGCCAATTTCTCGCCGACGCCGGGCAATATGCCGGGCAGCGACATCAACATGATCCTGGACATCCCGGTCCAGCTGACGGTTGAACTGGGCCGCACCCGCATCCCGATCAAGAACATCCTGCAACTGGCCCAGGGCTCGGTGGTGGAGCTGGATGCACTGGCCGGCGAGCCCATGGACGTGCTGGTCAACGGCTACCTGATCGCCCAGGGCGAGGTGGTGGTGGTGAACGACAAGTTCGGTATCCGCCTGACCGACATCGTGACGCCTTCAGAACGGATGCGCCGTCTCTCAAAAGGACAGTAA
- the fliO gene encoding flagellar biosynthetic protein FliO, whose amino-acid sequence MTSSLLPFLWFLAILCLIPLALWLLKRTPLGGAAAGGQMRTVAMLPLAPNQRIVIVEVGQDADKRWLVLGATGQQISTLHVMPPQPDLAPAAVAPFAQQLKARLSGKPGAGDAQ is encoded by the coding sequence ATGACTTCCAGCCTGCTCCCCTTCCTCTGGTTCCTGGCCATCCTGTGCCTGATTCCGCTGGCACTGTGGCTGCTCAAGCGCACGCCGTTGGGCGGTGCCGCGGCCGGCGGCCAGATGCGCACCGTGGCCATGCTGCCGCTGGCGCCCAACCAGCGCATCGTCATCGTCGAGGTCGGCCAGGACGCCGACAAGCGTTGGTTGGTGCTGGGCGCGACCGGCCAGCAGATCTCCACCTTGCACGTGATGCCACCGCAGCCCGATCTGGCGCCCGCAGCCGTGGCTCCGTTCGCGCAGCAGCTCAAGGCCCGCCTGAGCGGCAAGCCGGGGGCCGGCGATGCCCAATAG
- the fliR gene encoding flagellar biosynthetic protein FliR, whose product MFSVTEAQLLAWLSPLLWPTVRLLALFSGMPIFSQRNVPMRVRVGLAIFISVAAQPSLPEIPPVPLDSPPLLMLLLVQQLLIGLSMGFAVRLVFASLEFAGEIIGLQMGLNFAGFFDPATGGQGTATARFFGSMVAFLFVAINGHLLLISALVQSFQTFPIGDEPFHFLRVAQPQAWGAEIFRMGLWIALPLVTMLMFVNLVLGVISRVAPQLNVFSVGFPLTVSIGLIGMVATLPLMHQPFMVALERMLAAFS is encoded by the coding sequence ATGTTCAGCGTCACCGAGGCCCAGCTGCTGGCCTGGCTCAGCCCCTTGCTGTGGCCCACGGTCCGGCTGCTGGCCCTGTTCTCGGGCATGCCCATCTTCAGCCAGCGCAACGTGCCCATGCGGGTGCGCGTGGGGCTGGCGATCTTCATCTCGGTGGCGGCCCAGCCTTCGCTGCCCGAGATCCCGCCCGTGCCGCTGGACTCTCCTCCGCTGCTGATGCTCTTGCTCGTACAGCAGCTGCTGATCGGCCTTTCGATGGGCTTCGCCGTGCGCCTGGTGTTCGCATCGCTCGAGTTCGCCGGCGAAATCATCGGCCTGCAGATGGGCCTGAACTTCGCCGGCTTCTTCGACCCCGCCACCGGCGGCCAGGGCACGGCCACCGCCCGCTTCTTCGGCTCGATGGTGGCCTTCCTGTTCGTGGCGATCAACGGCCACCTGCTCCTGATCAGCGCCCTGGTGCAGAGCTTCCAGACCTTTCCCATCGGCGACGAGCCCTTCCATTTCCTGCGGGTGGCCCAGCCCCAGGCCTGGGGCGCGGAGATCTTCCGCATGGGCCTGTGGATCGCCCTGCCCCTCGTGACCATGCTGATGTTCGTGAACCTGGTGCTGGGCGTGATCTCGCGCGTGGCGCCGCAGCTGAACGTGTTCTCGGTCGGCTTTCCACTCACCGTCAGCATCGGCCTGATCGGCATGGTGGCCACGCTGCCGCTGATGCACCAGCCGTTCATGGTGGCGCTCGAGCGCATGCTCGCCGCGTTCAGCTAG
- the fliQ gene encoding flagellar biosynthesis protein FliQ has protein sequence MDAQQVFTFGQQGLYILMLVAAPVLLAVLAVGVLVSVFQAATQINEATLSFVPKVVAAVLTLAVAGPWMMTTLVEYIQRTLQSIPSVVG, from the coding sequence ATGGATGCCCAACAAGTCTTCACCTTCGGCCAGCAAGGCCTCTACATCCTGATGCTGGTGGCGGCGCCGGTGCTGCTGGCCGTGCTGGCGGTGGGCGTGCTGGTCAGCGTTTTCCAGGCGGCGACGCAGATCAACGAGGCCACGCTGAGCTTCGTGCCCAAGGTCGTGGCCGCCGTGCTGACGCTGGCCGTGGCCGGGCCCTGGATGATGACCACCCTGGTCGAATACATCCAGCGCACGCTGCAGAGCATTCCCTCGGTCGTTGGCTGA
- a CDS encoding ABC transporter permease, whose amino-acid sequence MMNFLKKLGLVVLVVVVLVAWVQLPWMGALGLAVLMALWMGLTRTGAQARSVAAVGIATLTQRLGASAVIVVGIAGVVGVLVALLAMAEGYANTLRKSGSTDTAIVLRGASAAEVASTLGRDEVVQISQTAGIARNAKGEPLVSAETVVAANLPILAAPDEDGSAQFRGVGDGAFDVRPNVKIVEGRRFQPGLRELIVGKGTVKQFAGMQVGKTMRLGSETWTIVGVFASGDAMESEIWADANVVNDSYKRGSGRNSVTVKLEGAESFKPFKAALEANPQLKTESSTTLEFFEKQSEQMTQMLRIIGIVVGGIMAVGAVFGALNTMFAAVATRAREIATLRAIGFRGLPVVVAVMLETMLLAAIGGLIGGLVAYLIFNGFAASTMAMNSVGKLSFELKVSGQLLWEGLKWALAIGFIGGLFPAVRAASQPVTAALREL is encoded by the coding sequence ATGATGAATTTCCTGAAGAAGCTGGGCCTCGTGGTGCTGGTGGTCGTGGTGCTGGTCGCCTGGGTTCAGCTGCCCTGGATGGGCGCGCTGGGCCTGGCCGTGCTGATGGCGCTGTGGATGGGGCTGACCCGTACCGGAGCGCAAGCCCGCTCGGTGGCGGCGGTGGGCATCGCGACGCTCACGCAGCGCCTCGGCGCCTCGGCCGTCATCGTCGTCGGCATTGCCGGCGTGGTCGGCGTGCTGGTGGCGCTGCTGGCCATGGCCGAGGGCTACGCCAACACGCTGCGCAAGTCGGGCAGCACCGACACGGCCATCGTGCTGCGCGGCGCTTCGGCGGCTGAAGTGGCCTCGACGCTGGGCCGCGACGAAGTGGTGCAGATCTCGCAGACGGCGGGCATTGCCCGCAACGCAAAGGGCGAGCCCTTGGTTTCGGCCGAGACGGTGGTGGCAGCCAACCTGCCCATCCTCGCCGCGCCTGACGAAGACGGCAGCGCCCAGTTCCGCGGCGTGGGCGACGGCGCCTTCGACGTGCGGCCCAACGTCAAGATCGTCGAAGGCCGGCGCTTCCAGCCGGGCCTGCGCGAGCTGATCGTCGGCAAGGGCACGGTCAAGCAGTTCGCCGGCATGCAGGTGGGCAAGACCATGCGCCTCGGCAGCGAGACCTGGACCATCGTCGGCGTGTTCGCCTCGGGCGATGCGATGGAGTCCGAGATCTGGGCCGATGCCAATGTGGTGAACGACAGCTACAAGCGAGGCAGTGGCCGCAACTCGGTCACCGTCAAGCTGGAGGGGGCCGAGAGTTTCAAGCCCTTCAAGGCTGCGCTGGAGGCCAACCCGCAGCTCAAGACCGAGTCCTCGACCACGCTGGAGTTCTTCGAGAAGCAGTCCGAGCAGATGACGCAGATGCTGCGCATCATCGGCATCGTGGTCGGCGGCATCATGGCCGTGGGCGCGGTGTTCGGTGCGCTGAACACCATGTTCGCGGCGGTGGCCACGCGGGCCCGTGAGATCGCGACCCTGCGCGCCATTGGCTTCCGCGGCCTGCCGGTCGTGGTGGCGGTGATGCTGGAGACGATGTTGCTCGCGGCCATAGGCGGCTTGATCGGCGGCCTGGTCGCCTACCTGATCTTCAACGGCTTCGCGGCTTCGACCATGGCCATGAACTCGGTGGGCAAGCTCAGTTTCGAGCTCAAGGTGTCGGGCCAGCTGCTCTGGGAAGGGCTGAAGTGGGCCCTGGCCATAGGCTTCATCGGCGGCCTGTTCCCGGCGGTGCGCGCGGCCTCGCAGCCGGTGACGGCGGCCTTGCGCGAACTCTGA